In Eleutherodactylus coqui strain aEleCoq1 chromosome 4, aEleCoq1.hap1, whole genome shotgun sequence, the following are encoded in one genomic region:
- the ZDHHC23 gene encoding palmitoyltransferase ZDHHC23 has translation MNGVRKKRAPRGGRDADDVLCCCEYINQKGERSHLAGCLCDCEDLDQACDRWITCKSLQPEVLARVIETASDRFRVPWIRGARKVDLSILPPLVLLPISLHVAAFHVLLGVGVLTSLPILVIWYYQLTHRRKGKTLLFLSLALFSLGYMYYNFVQEVLLKGHIGWGHFSAVTCGLLLILMFLVKAKQDPGYLNRSTSGPRGAARGQREPANGVRKTEEISPEAHPCIQEESRKLIPEKNYCKLCEVLRPPRSGHCRICGSCVQRLDHHCVW, from the exons ATGAACGGAGTCAGGAAGAAGAGGGCGCCCCGAGGCGGGCGAGACGCTGATGATGTTCTGTGCTGCTGTGAGTATATCAACCAGAAGGGCGAGAGGAGTCACCTGGCCGGCTGTCTGTGTGACTGCGAGGACCTGGACCAGGCCTGTGACAG ATGGATCACCTGTAAGTCGCTGCAGCCGGAGGTCTTGGCGAGGGTGATAGAGACGGCGTCTGATCGCTTCCGTGTCCCCTGGATTCGGGGTGCCAGAAAGGTTGACCTCAGCATTCTGCCCCCGCTGGTTCTGCTGCCCATCTCACTCCATGTGGCGGCTTTTCATGTGCTCTTGGGGGTGGGGGTCCTCACTTCCCTGCCGATACTGGTAATCTGGTATTATCAGCTGACCCATCGACGCAAGGGGAagaccctcctcttcctcagccTCGCCCTCTTCTCTCTGGGTTACATGTATTATAATTTTGTGCAGGAGGTCCTTCTTAAAGGTCACATCGGCTGGGGTCACTTCTCAGCCGTTACCTGCGGCCTGCTGCTGATCCTTATGTTCCTAGTAAAAGCAAAGCAGGATCCGGGCTATCTCAACAGAAGCACATCCGGCCCCCGGGGGGCCGCCAGGGGACAGAGGGAGCCTGCCAATGGAGTCCGGAAAACTGAGGAAATCTCACCTGAGGCTCATCCTTGTATCCAGGAGGAAAGCAGAAAACTCATCCCCGAGAAGAACTACTGTAAACTCTGCGAAGTGCTGAGACCTCCAAGGAGCGGCCACTGCAGGATCTGTGGGAGCTGTGTCCAGCGGCTGGACCACCACTGTGTGTGGTAA
- the CCDC191 gene encoding coiled-coil domain-containing protein 191 encodes MSAGNHKPELYRWRRQATRAKPKPALDYDNVEHWIKRVEQASEFAVSEVFSPKRPAAQRPAHQALYLQSADQLHDHDDAYTEAQDLLSEWLNNKLKVELLSDDDNEPEVENMEPAKPSPPEFIKYNRFDDLYNYLEKETESSNTQDFLQQLLQKEVVDSGILESLRSEKSTKIPKQRDPRVTMEVRHQQVKENRMRRQKEVEKRRQELALKKSALTEAQMLLQEEGKHKMLKAKKEEEEIQREMVKLRKEMSERKKVMEEARRAERRRRELEKKKEIVGAEGELQKHEQERRRLEKQAKIQELLHQVYAENHRCLQKHFSMWYKLVLERRVKMGKARALGDWKLQLRTFRAWRDHAWSGKMEREAQQMEKELRDHNRKQQVATECYNKRLLRRCLIEWQLCCQCEKGKRQLEAQKEETKRKMAALLDAASSVGGQKESNEDQRVGTVNNHETVVPKVEEDGSTKAEVLVTSQKKEAEKLTPSPRHAWQVTLQHARLTPAELEQHSLQPRSSPQGSGHKKLSPYGENFESRHAFQQKLIEEQKRQLQEQKEMILGLMENQRLMIAKQEAKTASAVTAELSGRNIAARVTHRTGSNPSTPGFPAQATLRRLPISSTPSEHLNTSPAHSAISTSKRTGGSSTPHPAVTAMEERAAQRAERKRILEEMRRRREEEKLAQLRAAEEQKLQMELAEKEAELERKREEKKLQRQKDEEKQRRLRREQEILERAKQHNERRLLRCWGLEPWKKLLAQCRQNVERAESHYCRVLLSRSLLCWSQAVKEVVSEKIQRAERLCATILLRRTLQQWLKYKDYLSIQEERAVRRHRANLRRKTFMAWLNVTQEEKIAMWEKQRMAAKHNQRRILSNTLRTWRQFPKVMRELRLQEERREMLRKRVAEILPDFRISPDNRGL; translated from the exons ATGAGCGCCGGGAACCACAAGCCTGAGCTGTACCGCTGGAGAAGGCAAGCCACGAGAGCGAAGCCTAAG CCGGCCTTAGACTACGACAATGTGGAGCACTGGATTAAG CGGGTGGAGCAAGCCTCAGAATTTGCTGTATCTGAAGTGTTTTCACCTAAGAGGCCGGCTGCCCAGAGGCCCGCACACCAGGCGTTATACCTGCAGTCAGCGGATCAGCTGCACGACCATGACGACGCTTACACTGAAG CCCAAGATCTGCTGAGTGAGTGGTTGAATAATAAGCTGAAAGTGGAGCTTCTGAGTGACGATGACAATGAGCCTGAAGTGGAAAATATGGAGCCAGCAAAACCTTCCCCTCCAGAGTTCATCAAGTACAACAGGTTTGATG ATCTCTACAATTATCTGGAGAAGGAAACTGAGAGCTCAAACACTCAAGACTTCCTGCAGCAACTTCTACAGAAGGAAGTGGTGGATTCTGGGATACTGGAAAGTCTCAGGAGTGAAAAAAGTACCAAAATCCCCAAACAGAGGGACCCAAGAGTCACCATGGAAGTGCGACACCAACAG GTCAAGGAAAACCGTATGCGGCGGCAGAAGGAGGTGGAGAAGCGAAGACAGGAACTCGCTCTGAAGAAATCTGCTCTGACGGAGGCGCAGATGCTGCTCCAGGAAGAGGGCAAACACAAGATGCTGAAGgccaagaaggaagaggaggagatccAAAGAGAGATGGTGAAACTGCgcaaagagatgagcgaacgcaagaaagtgatggaagagGCGAGGAGAgc AGAGCGGAGGCGACGGGAgctggagaagaagaaggagattgTAGGGGCAGAAGGAGAACTGCAGAAACATGAGCAGGAGAGAAGACGACTTGAGAAGCAAGCCAAGATCCAGGAGCTGCTCCACCAGGTCTATGCCGAAAACCACAGG TGCCTTCAGAAGCACTTCTCCATGTGGTACAAGCTGGTCCTGGAGCGCAGAGTTAAGATGGGGAAGGCCCGGGCTCTGGGGGACTGGAAGCTTCAGCTGAGGACATTCCGGGCCTGGAGGGACCATGCATGGTCAGGGAAGATGGAGCGGGAGGCCCAGCAAATGGAGAAGGAGCTGAGGGATCACAACAG gaaacagcaggtggcgacAGAGTGCTACAACAAACGCCTCCTGCGGAGATGCCTGATAGAGTGGCAGCTCTGCTGCCAATGTGAGAAAGGCAAGCGGCAGCTGGAGGCTCAGAAAGAAGAGACTAAGAGAAAGATGGCGGCTCTCCTGGATGCAGCCTCATCAGTTGGAGGCCAGAAAGAGAGCAATGAAGATCAAAGGGTGGGGACTGTCAACAACCATGAGACTGTCGTGCCAAAG GTAGAGGAGGACGGAAGCACAAAGGCTGAAGTTCTGGTCACATCCCAAAAAAAGGAGGCAGAGAAACTAACACCCAGTCCCAGGCACGCCTGGCAGGTGACCCTGCAGCATGCCCGCCTCACTCCTGCAGAGCTGGAGCAGCACAGTCTGCAGCCCCGCAGCAGCCCGCAGGGGTCCGGCCACAAGAAGTTATCCCCATATGGGGAGAACTTTGAGAGCCGTCATGCCTTCCAGCAGAAGCTGATCGAAGAGCAGAAACGGCAGCTGCAGGAGCAGAAAGAGATGATCTTGGGGCTAATGGAAAACCAGAGACTGATGATCGCCAAGCAAGAAGCCAAAACCGCCAGCGCTGTGACTGCAGAACTGTCTGGGCGCAACATTGCTGCCAGAGTCACCCACAGGACGGGTAGTAACCCTTCTACACCGGGCTTCCCCGCACAAGCCACACTACGCAG ATTGCCGATTTCTTCTACACCATCAGAACACCTCAACACAAGCCCCGCCCACAGCGCTATATCCACATCCAAGAGAActggtggatcctccacccctcACCCTGCAGTCACAG CCATGGAGGAAAGAGCAGCGCAGCGAGCAGAAAGGAAGCGGATACTGGAGGAGATGAGGAGGAGGCGCGAGGAAGAGAAACTG GCCCAGCTACGAGCCGCAGAGGAACAGAAGCTGCAGATGGAGTTAGCCGAGAAGGAGGCGGAGCTAGAGAGGAAGAGGgaggagaagaagctgcagcggcag AAAGACGAGGAGAAGCAAAGGAGGCTGAGAAGAGAGCAGGAGATCCTGGAGAGAGCGAAGCAGCACAACGAGAGGAGGCTGCTGCGGTGCTGGGGCCTGGAGCCCTGGAAGAAGCTGCTGGCGCAGTGCAGGCAGAATGTAGAG AGGGCAGAGTCTCATTACTGTCGTGTCCTCCTGAGTCGCAGCCTCCTGTGTTGGTCACAAGCGGTAAAGGAGGTTGTGTCTGAGAAGATCCAGCGGGCAGAACGGTTGTGTGCCACGATACTCTTAAGGAGAACCTTGCAGCAATGGCTCAAG TATAAAGACTACCTGTCCATCCAAGAGGAAAGGGCAGTGCGGCGCCACAGGGCGAATCTTCGGAGAAAAACCTTCATGGCGTGGCTAAATGTGACTCAAGAGGAGAAGATAGCCATGTGGGAAAAGCAGAGGATGGCCGCGAAGCACAACCAACG GCGCATCCTCTCCAACACGCTCAGGACATGGAGACAGTTCCCAAAGGTGATGAGAGAGCTGAGATTACAGGAGGAGCGAAGAGAGATGCTGAGGAAAAGGGTGGCCGAAATCCTGCCAGACTTTAGAATCAGTCCCGACAATAGAGGGCTGTGA